The Oligoflexus sp. genome has a segment encoding these proteins:
- a CDS encoding glycosyltransferase family 9 protein produces the protein MKPNLETVQNIIWIQTSFLGDIILQTAALNYVKAQHPSLRQYLITTPLGAKALGGHPALDKIVVFDKRGRSMRKAVQSVKSDLKDCGREGTVLLQAHRSVRSSLLAAALGFYTITYDETKFGFLADRRVPRVAVLHETQRISLLLEPLGASRAELFTARPSLASASTPLAVDLQKRTQGQGLVAIAPGSVWGTKRWPVSHFIPMARILLKETPHTLLILGSQDEQAAAAAMEEGLQDYAARVINLAGKTSLDDLRGLYPLLDLLVSNDSSPLHYASAFSVPTLAIFGATVPGLGFGPLAPRRLVAEVELSCRPCSDHGPQECPLGHFNCMKTLLPERVASMALGLLTPASA, from the coding sequence ATGAAGCCAAATCTTGAAACTGTGCAGAATATCATCTGGATCCAGACGAGTTTTCTGGGTGACATCATCCTGCAGACCGCTGCTTTGAATTATGTGAAAGCGCAGCATCCTTCCCTACGGCAGTATCTGATCACCACGCCTTTGGGCGCCAAGGCTTTGGGTGGGCATCCGGCGCTGGATAAAATCGTGGTCTTTGACAAGCGCGGCCGGTCGATGCGCAAGGCTGTTCAGTCGGTGAAAAGCGACTTAAAGGACTGTGGACGGGAAGGGACAGTCCTGCTTCAGGCGCACCGGAGCGTAAGATCCAGTCTTTTGGCTGCGGCGCTTGGCTTCTACACGATCACTTACGATGAAACGAAATTTGGTTTCCTCGCCGATCGGCGCGTGCCGCGTGTGGCTGTTCTGCATGAGACCCAGCGCATCAGTCTATTGCTGGAACCGCTCGGTGCATCGCGGGCAGAGCTTTTTACCGCGCGGCCCTCGCTGGCTTCCGCGTCCACGCCTTTGGCTGTTGACCTGCAAAAACGTACGCAGGGTCAAGGGCTCGTCGCGATTGCTCCGGGCAGTGTCTGGGGCACCAAGCGTTGGCCGGTTTCGCATTTTATTCCGATGGCGCGCATCCTTTTGAAAGAAACGCCGCATACTCTTTTGATTTTAGGCAGCCAGGACGAGCAGGCAGCCGCCGCGGCCATGGAAGAGGGACTGCAGGATTATGCGGCCCGGGTGATTAATCTAGCCGGGAAAACGAGTCTGGATGATCTGAGGGGGCTATATCCACTGCTGGATCTTTTGGTGAGCAACGATTCCTCGCCTTTGCATTATGCATCGGCATTTTCCGTGCCCACTCTGGCTATTTTTGGCGCCACGGTCCCCGGTTTGGGATTTGGACCCCTGGCCCCGCGAAGGCTGGTGGCGGAAGTGGAGCTTTCATGCCGGCCGTGCAGCGATCATGGACCGCAGGAGTGTCCACTCGGTCATTTCAATTGCATGAAGACTCTGCTGCCGGAACGGGTGGCGTCGATGGCGCTTGGACTTTTGACGCCTGCATCCGCTTAG
- a CDS encoding VOC family protein, producing the protein MDVYRGRLIDHVHIVVKDIGASKKFYRAIFAALDIPLGGESEDHVWADELFISSKESRAAHGELTGRVHLAFQAHDEQTVQKFHEAAIKAGGRDNGPPGLRPYHKGYYGAFVLDPDGNNIEAVYHGPARRSGDSVKISF; encoded by the coding sequence ATGGATGTTTATCGAGGACGGCTCATTGATCATGTCCACATCGTGGTCAAGGACATAGGAGCCAGCAAGAAATTTTATCGGGCGATCTTCGCGGCTCTTGATATTCCGCTCGGCGGTGAATCCGAGGATCATGTCTGGGCGGATGAACTTTTCATTTCATCCAAAGAAAGCCGGGCCGCGCACGGTGAACTCACCGGTCGTGTGCATCTTGCCTTTCAAGCGCACGATGAACAGACCGTGCAAAAGTTTCACGAAGCCGCGATCAAAGCCGGAGGTCGCGATAACGGCCCGCCCGGACTCAGGCCCTATCACAAAGGCTATTACGGGGCGTTTGTTCTGGATCCTGATGGCAACAACATCGAAGCCGTCTACCATGGTCCAGCCAGGCGTTCGGGCGATTCGGTGAAAATTTCTTTCTAA
- a CDS encoding glycoside hydrolase family 108 protein, with product MTFDQMITFIVDRIEKGYANHPDDNGGETNWGISARAHPELKGRIKTLTQDEAKKIYRNAYFTPAQIAKYPAKVRLAVFDGAIHHGVVSNNKIVQRALNRMGYKLPVDGVVGPMTLAALKKADPLTFLATYSQQRLELFKKHEDYDWAGAGWEYRLFLICAAS from the coding sequence ATGACATTCGACCAGATGATCACCTTCATTGTGGATCGCATCGAGAAGGGTTATGCCAACCATCCTGATGATAACGGCGGGGAAACGAACTGGGGCATCAGCGCGCGTGCGCATCCCGAACTCAAGGGGCGGATCAAGACGCTGACGCAAGACGAAGCGAAGAAGATTTATCGCAATGCCTATTTCACGCCCGCGCAGATTGCGAAGTATCCTGCCAAGGTTCGTCTGGCTGTGTTCGATGGGGCCATCCATCACGGTGTTGTGAGCAACAATAAAATCGTGCAGCGAGCCTTGAATCGCATGGGCTATAAGCTTCCGGTCGATGGCGTGGTGGGGCCGATGACCCTGGCCGCTTTGAAGAAGGCGGATCCTTTGACCTTCCTTGCCACCTACAGTCAGCAGCGGCTGGAGCTCTTCAAAAAGCACGAAGACTACGACTGGGCCGGGGCGGGCTGGGAATACCGACTGTTTCTGATCTGTGCCGCGTCCTAG
- the grxD gene encoding Grx4 family monothiol glutaredoxin, with amino-acid sequence MGEQDALATIKSDVESNKVFLYMKGTPDAPQCGFSAQVVQVLKNYGINYGSRNVLEDWDIREGIKKFANWPTIPQLYVKGKFVGGCDIVSEMHRKGQLAEVLKDL; translated from the coding sequence ATGGGTGAACAGGACGCACTTGCGACCATTAAGAGCGACGTGGAAAGCAATAAGGTGTTTCTCTACATGAAAGGCACTCCTGATGCGCCTCAGTGCGGTTTCTCCGCGCAGGTCGTTCAGGTTCTGAAAAATTACGGCATCAATTACGGTTCGCGGAATGTCCTCGAAGACTGGGACATCCGTGAAGGCATCAAGAAATTCGCCAACTGGCCGACGATTCCCCAGCTCTATGTGAAAGGCAAATTCGTCGGCGGCTGCGATATCGTTTCGGAAATGCATCGCAAAGGCCAGCTGGCCGAAGTGCTGAAAGACCTCTAA
- a CDS encoding cystathionine gamma-synthase: MSIRPSDFTKVVHAGVEPDPRTGAIMTPIFQTSTYVQEAPNQHKGWDYSRAGNPTRDALEEAFAALENARYGLAFSSGLAAEQAIIQILNPGDHVLVCDDVYGGTGRLFRRLFAKYNLTFDFIDMTTVKNVEAAVKPNTRLVWIETPTNPLLKVIDIEAVTKVAHKAQAVVVVDNTFASPIFQSPLEMGADIVVHSTTKYIGGHSDIIGGAVMLNDDKLYEQIKFVQFAGGAVPGPLECFLLLRSVKTLAVRMEKHDVNALAVARFLSEHSRVKDVFFPGLPSHPQHALAKKQMRGFAGMVSFNLKGSYDEVVSFLQKLKVFSLAESLGGVESLVNHPEKMTHASVPEEMRKQLGIGPNLIRLSCGIESADDLIKDLDQALKN, from the coding sequence ATGAGCATTCGCCCCTCTGATTTCACCAAAGTCGTACATGCCGGTGTCGAACCTGATCCGCGCACGGGCGCGATCATGACGCCGATTTTCCAAACCTCGACCTATGTGCAGGAAGCACCGAACCAGCATAAAGGCTGGGATTATTCGAGAGCCGGCAACCCGACCCGTGATGCTCTGGAGGAGGCGTTTGCCGCTCTGGAAAACGCCAGGTACGGTTTGGCTTTCTCGTCCGGACTGGCGGCCGAGCAGGCCATTATCCAGATTCTGAATCCAGGCGACCACGTGCTCGTCTGTGATGATGTTTACGGCGGAACGGGCCGACTCTTCCGTCGGCTCTTCGCCAAGTACAACCTGACTTTCGATTTCATCGACATGACCACGGTGAAGAATGTCGAGGCTGCGGTCAAGCCGAACACGCGTCTGGTTTGGATTGAAACGCCGACCAACCCGCTCCTGAAGGTCATTGATATCGAAGCCGTGACCAAGGTCGCGCACAAGGCGCAGGCGGTCGTGGTGGTGGATAACACCTTCGCCTCGCCGATCTTCCAATCGCCTTTGGAAATGGGAGCCGACATCGTCGTTCACAGCACGACCAAGTATATCGGTGGTCACTCCGATATCATCGGCGGTGCGGTGATGTTGAATGATGATAAACTCTATGAGCAGATTAAATTCGTGCAGTTCGCCGGTGGCGCTGTCCCGGGTCCTCTGGAATGCTTCCTGCTTCTGCGCAGCGTGAAGACGCTGGCTGTGCGCATGGAAAAGCATGATGTGAATGCCCTCGCTGTCGCGCGTTTTCTTTCCGAGCATAGCCGCGTGAAGGACGTTTTCTTCCCCGGTTTGCCTTCGCATCCGCAGCACGCCTTGGCGAAAAAACAGATGCGTGGTTTCGCGGGCATGGTGTCCTTCAACCTGAAGGGCAGCTATGATGAAGTCGTTAGCTTTCTGCAGAAGCTGAAGGTGTTCTCGCTCGCCGAGAGTCTGGGTGGAGTGGAATCCCTCGTGAACCATCCTGAGAAGATGACTCATGCTTCGGTGCCGGAAGAGATGCGGAAGCAGCTCGGCATCGGTCCGAATTTGATTCGTCTGTCCTGCGGGATTGAAAGCGCCGATGATCTGATCAAGGATCTGGATCAGGCTCTGAAAAACTGA
- a CDS encoding RidA family protein, translating to MNVQRVSTGGVWEKKVGYCRALRTGNFVFVSGTAPVKDGQVVAPGNAYLQARRCFEIVKESLEKLDCPLSAVVRTRMFVTDVSRWEEYGRAHQEFFGDFPPTTAMLGIGSLVDPEMMIEVEVDAIVG from the coding sequence ATGAATGTTCAACGAGTGAGTACAGGCGGAGTCTGGGAAAAGAAAGTCGGCTACTGCCGGGCCCTGCGCACCGGAAATTTCGTCTTCGTCAGCGGCACCGCGCCAGTCAAAGACGGTCAGGTCGTGGCGCCCGGAAATGCCTATCTGCAGGCCCGCCGCTGCTTTGAAATCGTGAAGGAATCCTTGGAAAAATTGGACTGTCCGCTTTCCGCCGTGGTGCGGACGCGCATGTTTGTGACCGATGTCTCCCGCTGGGAGGAATACGGCCGCGCTCATCAGGAATTCTTCGGAGATTTCCCGCCCACGACAGCCATGCTGGGAATCGGCAGCCTCGTCGATCCTGAGATGATGATCGAAGTGGAAGTGGATGCGATCGTGGGTTGA
- a CDS encoding DUF1566 domain-containing protein: protein MNLLARLSLLFLTLITACGVEQKPSTLQQKASPNDPTVKVHKVKDGPAEFYVYVSKGKGYRIDCGADEGGTRRLIESLGISLALLSTSRTFNIDSQEYDDWNVDEQPRLTCQPEGKFLYRMDLQGEEKYFLAEPKLSATRLFNIGCTGLIEAMGFALNQSYLIPSYLLTDTKVFSAEDSDDLNCYSGSTEKANWELNDSADVNGNGLCDGLEDCVYRQISTSLLWAKRMDQGLRNWSAAAAYCDKLDYSGFSDWRLPTKDEALKAAQDEMWSEVKVTLLNNAPSTWTSTETTDGKLYIVNLSSGNGATFPKTYVTANSVMCVRK, encoded by the coding sequence ATGAATCTCCTTGCCAGGCTAAGCCTCCTTTTTCTGACCCTCATCACGGCCTGCGGTGTAGAGCAGAAGCCCAGTACCCTCCAGCAAAAAGCCAGTCCGAATGACCCGACCGTGAAGGTTCATAAAGTCAAAGACGGACCCGCTGAATTCTATGTCTATGTTTCCAAAGGCAAAGGTTACAGGATCGACTGCGGGGCCGATGAAGGGGGCACGAGGCGGCTGATCGAAAGCCTTGGAATTTCGCTCGCTTTACTCTCCACCAGTCGGACTTTCAACATCGATAGCCAGGAATACGATGATTGGAATGTGGACGAACAGCCGCGCCTGACCTGTCAGCCGGAAGGCAAGTTCCTCTATAGAATGGACCTTCAAGGTGAAGAGAAATATTTCCTGGCCGAACCCAAACTATCAGCAACTCGACTTTTCAACATTGGCTGCACTGGACTTATCGAAGCCATGGGCTTTGCACTGAACCAGTCTTACCTGATCCCCAGCTACCTCCTGACCGACACCAAGGTATTTTCCGCTGAAGACAGTGACGACCTCAACTGCTACTCCGGCTCGACGGAAAAGGCAAACTGGGAGCTGAACGACTCAGCCGATGTGAATGGAAATGGGTTATGCGATGGGCTCGAAGACTGCGTTTATAGGCAAATTAGCACCTCTCTCCTTTGGGCTAAGCGAATGGATCAAGGCCTGCGGAATTGGTCAGCCGCTGCTGCCTACTGCGATAAGCTCGATTACAGCGGATTCAGTGACTGGCGACTGCCGACGAAAGATGAAGCTCTTAAAGCTGCCCAGGATGAAATGTGGAGTGAAGTGAAAGTCACTCTTTTGAATAATGCCCCCAGTACCTGGACCAGCACGGAAACGACCGACGGAAAGCTGTATATAGTCAATCTATCCAGTGGAAACGGCGCGACCTTTCCCAAAACCTACGTCACTGCAAATTCTGTTATGTGCGTTAGAAAGTAA